One region of Chanodichthys erythropterus isolate Z2021 chromosome 24, ASM2448905v1, whole genome shotgun sequence genomic DNA includes:
- the tmem178ba gene encoding transmembrane protein 178Ba: protein MATGKWLLYTGLCLSLVALCFLTIAISSDHWYETDARRYKERCRTFSNRRSDPGFIYIPNHSLPLRASRANLDRWENRLLLTRNRRQLFAMSAADECSRRYNSTNMGLWSKCYRVGFDPDIEELIQKGTIERCSFIKYYYSSSAVTRKDLSYNITKTIQQDDWHALHLRRMTAGFMGMALSIILFGWTIGVLGCCWQQGLMHYVAGLLFLMGGTFCIISLCTCVAGINFELSRYPRYLFSLPDDISHGYGWSMFSAWGGLGLTLIAGFFCTLAPSIQPPPPSRTSCPKSRMENGTVC from the exons ATGGCGACGGGGAAGTGGCTTCTGTACACgggtctctgtctgtctctcgtCGCCTTGTGTTTCCTGACAATCGCAATCTCATCGGATCACTGGTACGAAACGGACGCGAGGAGATACAAGGAACGCTGTCGAACTTTCTCGAACCGCAGAAGCGATCCGGGTTTTATTTACATCCCCAACCACAGCCTTCCACTGCGAGCCAGCCGAGCGAACCTGGACCGATGGGAGAACCGACTGCTGCTGACTAGAAACCGGCGTCAGCTGTTCGCGATGAGCGCGGCGGATGAGTGCAGCAGACGCTACAATTCAACCAACATGGGGCTGTGGAGCAAATGCTACAGGGTGGGATTTGACCCAGACATCGAAGAGCTCATTCAGAAAG GAACTATTGAGCGTTGCTCCTTTATAAAGTACTATTACTCCTCATCTGCTGTGACACGAAAGGATCTTTCCTACAACATCACCAAGACTATCCAGCAAGATGATTGGCATGCCCTGC ATTTGCGTCGGATGACAGCTGGCTTCATGGGCATGGCTCTATCCATCATTCTCTTTGGCTGGACCATTGGTGTTTTGGGCTGTTGCTGGCAGCAAGGCCTCATGCATTACGTTGCTGGTCTACTCTTCCTTATGGGAG GTACCTTCTGCATCATCTCTCTGTGCACCTGTGTGGCCGGCATCAACTTCGAACTGTCTCGCTACCCACGTTATTTGTTCAGCCTCCCGGATGATATAAGCCATGGTTACGGCTGGTCCATGTTCAGTGCCTGGGGAGGGCTGGGATTGACCCTCATAGCAGGATTCTTCTGCACCCTGGCACCATCGATTCAGCCTCCTCCACCATCCCGTACCTCCTGTCCTAAGTCTCGCATGGAGAACGGAACGGTGTGCTAA